Below is a window of Epinephelus fuscoguttatus linkage group LG12, E.fuscoguttatus.final_Chr_v1 DNA.
TTTCTATGCATCAGCATTCATGAGGTGTTTTGCATAAACATTTATAGTTGAACGTGGGAGTGTAGAGAGCAGGATATGAGGCTGATCCATATGCAGACAATTCCAAGTTGATTTACGATTCATAAAGGAAAGAGCGCATTGGCAGGAGTACACGTTTTTTCAAAGCACAATAGTTTTAGCTTTTGTCCGCACGTACACTTTTAGTACGGATCCCAGGcagtgttttataaatgagaccccagaacAGTTGATTAAGCTCTGTTTGTCTTTACAGCGTTGAGCTGTAGCTTGCAGTTGCAGCATTTTGGTTTCCACAAAACTACCTCAGCTTTAAAGCTGAGTTTCGCTACTTCTGCAGAACTCAGTTGAGACAATCCCGAGCTCGGTTGTCAGTCAGAAAAGCCCTTAATACTTTTGTCTGCACAGAAGCTTAGCTGAGTCGAAAAAGTAAAACCCAAGTCCCCGGGATGCTTTTGTGAAACCAGCACAGATTTAACCGCAGAAAGAGAACTGTACATAATCTACGTCAAACTAATACCCCGAATCCAATTCCCATGTTTCTGATGAATCATAGCTTAAGACAAGCTGCcacacagaagagaaaatgatagagaaataTGCTGTGTCATGTCGGACTGAATAAAGGTGATGTATTACTCACCTCACAAGCTAAAGCTATGAATGGGGTTCAACCTATTTGACAGTCATACTCCACCTTAAATCTCTCTTTCAAGAAACACTTGTCTTAAAAGGTGACTGTTCATAAGGATGGTCAGTGCTTTATCCTGCAGCTGGGGTTTGAGATACTTTCTCTGACTTGTTCTTGACTAGTTCCACAATCAGGGATGGTATCTCAGTTTGAGATTGCAGGACTGTAATGTGGGACAGATTAGTGTTAAGCCAGATGTTACATCCCTGATCTCTGCAGGAGCCTGGTTAACACCACCAGCGTTTGCCAGTGTGCATACCAAACACACCTGTACACACAGTATCTGGCAGAGGGACGATCAGCCGGTAATTgttctttttcacattgttcCTCCTCTACAGTTGGAACAGATCGACGTCTTGTTTGCATCTGAGGCTGACGACAAAGTGAAGGAAGACTGTTGCCCGGGGAAACCGTTCAGTGTTTTCAGATCAGAGGTAAATGCTGTCGGATGTGTGCTGGCTTCTcttctgtgtgttgtgtgtgcttgtttttcaGTCACCTATTTAACAGCTTTAAGACCTGcatttttttgcatattcacaattatgttcatgtttttgtttgtttgtctctgtagGTGCTTGTTTAGCTGTGTGCATCCCTTCTacaggagtgtttgtgtgtccttgaTGAACAAACTGTTTGCTGTACACTCAAATCAATAATaaaattgtgtgtttgtgcggtGCATCTGTTTCCCTAGCCcggagtgtgtgtgtccctggTCAACCCTCAGCCGTCCAACGGCCAGTTTTCTACAAAGGTTGACATCCGACAGGGGGACAGCGGAGACAGCATCATCCGTAGGCTAGCCAAGGTCAACAGACTCATTAAAGGTGAGTCAGATAAATAGACATGCAGCATGAATTCAGACACTCTTGTCAGGAGCTTAAAAAAAGTCTGTTAATTTACTAATCTAAATAGGATGAAAATATACACtgagttttaatgaaaatgagcCGTTAGGGCGAATTTTCCAAATGTGTGTGCAGATTATTAATCTTTTTGGTGGAAAAAGTTACATCACACGTTCTGGTGGCTCAGCTaactaacacacacattatgCAACTGATGTCCAACAGCCGAATCTGGCCTGGGGCTACTGTCCCATGTTatccctcccctccttctccaTTCTATCCCATCTGCCATAACTGTGCACACGGACTGGGGAAAGGAGTGACCAGAAAAACACCAACTAGCTTTCTCGTTCTCATTAACAGTTGACATTTTCTGTGCTGTTGGTGTGAAattgttcctttttttcattttagagCTAGGCAGCGTGTCCTGAAATTTAGATCAGTTTTGTAAAGGATGTACCAATGTATATTATGCAACACGCAGtaattttttcccctctttatTTAATGTGATAAAAATAGTTTGAGGGATGTTTCAATGTTTCCACCCCGTCTGAAAGCCATCCTCTCTATAGGCCCCAGCTCTTTTCATGAGTAGTCCATCTACATGACTTAACCATCTTCATATCCACAACCAAGCTATGTGCTTTCTGTGTTGACCATTTACACCCATTCTATACTGGTAACTACATTATGGGCAAGTATCTTTACCAGTGTGCCATTAGCACAACCAGCAGCATCCACCCTTCAGCATATCTGCACAAGCAACTTAAGAAATAATTCCACTCAGATTCCACCAACGCCAGGCGCTCTGCCCTCTCAGTGTGGTTCTTTATCTGCTGCtccctattgtttttcttttgtttgaagttttgtattttttaagatGCGAGCAGATTTgggaagaaaacaacaaaaacagtgttAAATTGCATTAGCTTCTGTAAGCACAGTTCAAAGTGTGAGCCAGTTTGCACTGTAGCCTgtccactcctcttcctccatccttCCTACTCCATCTTCCCTCCCTGCTCTGATTTCACCATCTCCTCCATCACTTTCCCTGCTTACCTTTAACCTTCTCTGCACCTTTTCCCTGCCATCTTTTCATCCCTCCCCTGTGTCCCACCTCCACCACTTGCCCTTTTATTCTATACTTTCTCCacccctttctctctttctccctcttttggTTCTCACTTTGTCTCCCTCTCATATCTGACTCCTGACTCTCCCTGCCGCCCCTCCAACAGATCTGTCCAGAGTCAAGTTGATGAGGTACGAGGACCCCGTGCGGGGGCCTCGCCGGGTGCCCATCCTGGGACAGGAGGAGCAGGGCAAACTGCCAGTCTCCAACAAATCTGTGTTCAACGTCAATCTGGAGGAGAAGAGGGTCACTCTGGTCGACAACGGCCTCACTGTGGACATTGGGGACACTCTGGTTTATCTTGTTCATTAGAGtaatcactctctctctgtcacacacacacacacacacacacacacacacacacacacacacacacacgcacgcaggCACTTGGGCACATTCAGCAGTGAATTATTTGTAAAAGGTTCAGATGGGTCATTTCGACTCAAAGCCATaacacagtgactcaaacaaatgtgtatgtttttatAAATCATGTTTCAGTTCTGCAGCATTCACTGTTGTACACGTTGTTAGATTTGACAGATATGCAGGTTCTCATGTCACCTTTTCACTGTTGAATGCGACCTAATATCTGAAAACTGGTAAGACCTTTAATGTTCGcttctatttttcattttttaaaaacacctaCGGTTGCAGTACATTCAGATCTGTGTTTGGCCTGCACAAAACAGAGATGGTTCAGGGTCTTTATAATGCTAGTCCTTGGTACGTAAATTTGATTCTTTTATTGGTGTGAAAAAAAGtacaattttgaaaaataccCCAAAGCTTCTCTTGAAGATTAAACACCACAGTTTGTATTCTGTCCGGTCTTTTCGTCTGTTGGATTTACGTTAGCGCTTGTAATTTTTCTCTATAGGTCGCTCTTTCCTCTTTGATATGATGCACAATAAATAAGCAACTATCTGTATTATAACgatttttaataatgttttttcttctaaaAGGGCAAACAAACATCAACCATGTCCTATTTTGTCGCTGGCCAACCACTTATTTTGTTATTACGTTGCAAGACTGCGCCTGGATCCCCCTGTTGTTTTCATATAGATGGTAATGtgtctgctgtgttgttttataCATTGAAGGTGAGGCATATCATTCCCTCCTGTTTTGTCAGCTTGTCAGACAGCTTTCCTATTTTCTTGCGGCGGATGGTGCTTGTCTGACTTGTGCTTTCCAGAGAAATAATAAAACCTATGAAATATTCAGTTTCTTGTTTCCCCACTATCCTTTCTgtgctattttattatttctaaggacataaataaaatgagtgTTACCCacaagaataaaatgaaaaaagacgTGTGTCATGGTTCTGGTGAAGCCACTGAAGACTTTTGCCATTATAGTGCAGATAGTGAGGATAATCTTGCAGCATCAGCAGTCTTCTCATGAGGACAGCGTGCACGAAGTGTAGCTGTGAGGGGTTAGACGTTGCAAGGCTTCAGCATAAATACACGAGGGTGTAGGTTTCATCTCAACATTGGGGGAGATGTATATGAAAcaggaaattttgagcatcaaacactaaATTTCCTTTTGCTCTGGTGAATTTCTAAGCACTATGCGCCCTTTCTGCATTCATTTAAGGTGgaaatttctttcattttgaaagtcctttgctactttcatgtttgtaTTGGGTGggacatgttctaaatattaaggGGGGCGTGTCCCCTGTGAAATCTGTGCCTATGACGACACGTACAGACAATATTTACGGGTGACTTAGAGTGGGGATATGCAAAGGAGATGCAATAGCCAATACACCTTTTTAGATGActgaataaacaaaatattagcAGAACTGAAGTGTTTTGCTTTATCACGTGGGTCGATCTGCTCTTAAAGGAAAGGTTCAGCATTAGGCAAATATAATTATTTGCTTTGTTGCTGAGtattagatgagaagatcgatacTTACATGTTATGTTTATTGAAGCCACACAACCACCAGCAGCAGTCTAACTAAGCACGAAgacttgaaactgaaaaacagctagcctggctgtgttcaaaggtttaaaagtCTGATTACAAACACCTCTACAGCTCACTAATTTACACATATGTAGTTTATGAGTTTAGAGCAGAAACCAAATAGTCTAAACTGACAtgcacatgaaaaaaaacagatgattgTTGAAGCTCAACTTGAATGTAATTGAATCCAGGCCTCATGTTACAGTCTGGTCTGATATTGACACAAATGACCCTACCTGTGCTCTTCAAACTGATGCTTCATGACTAaattttaaagacaaaatgagCAGGGTTTACCCCAGCCCATAAAAATACACCCTTCTCAATCATCGCCTGTAATCCACTAGATGAGTGTGGTGGTGTCTGTTTCTGCAGAGACCCTGCCGGCCGCTTGtatcttcttattttgctgtgtttggaaTATTTCTGGGTGTCAACCTATGGGCCCCCAGCCAGTAACAGCGCTCAGGGTGTGAGGGCAGGACTCTCTAAGAACATAGATTCCAGGGGGCACGTTCAGTCTCCAAATGGTGTGCACCATTTTGATATGACATGTTTCCTTGAGATGGTGCAGCACCACTCATTTGGTGGGTGTTTCAGAGGTGCACTCAATCAGCAGCGACATGTATATAAGCTGGATTCAGGTAGTTTACCTACTtaacatacattttttgtttttatttcacagtggggttcagtgtgggttttttctgggtactccagcttcctcccacagtccaaagacatgcaggttaattggtgactctaaattgcccgtaggtgtgaatggttgtctatgtgtcagccctgcgatagtctggtgacctgtccagggtgggCTGGAtgagtggttacagaaaatgaatgaccTAAAGTCGGCCATATTGAAAGCTGTGCACCTGTGTAATACAACTTGGTGTCCAACACAccactgtttctgtttaaataaacatcaTGCCATGTTTAGTCGAGGCTAAACGCAGCCCAGGTGCTAGGTTGAGCTGTGAAAGCGAGGCCATCTTTCAAAGTTGTATTTACAAACTGCAGCCAACAAATCCTGCTCATATACTGCTTTAAATTTAGAATCTGCATCTGCCTTTTTTTAATAGCACAGAATACACTGCTATCGTATCTCTCAGTTTCAGAGCAGTTCCAGGGGTTTGCCTCTGCCAGTTGGTCTCTGTGGTCTCGGCTTCAAAGGCTTTTGGGAGAATGATTTTCCATCAGGGATCACTATTAGTCAAACAACTGCCAACGATCAAATGCAAATCAGCTACATTTTCAGAGGAGCATTCCTTTTGATTTCAAAGATCCCACACAACtgtgtattcttttttttttaaattttattcttTTTGATGTTACTTTCTGGGATGCACACAAAGAATTAATGCCACTATAATACATTTTCATCATGCCGAGAAGGAGCTTCAGTTAAAAATGTGTCCACTTTGCATGTACTCACACCAAAGTTTGTGTGTACATGAGAGTGAACCTCCAAACCCACTCTAGTTTAACTACGTGTCCCTCCACCACGTAAAGCTCCCCTcacttctctctttctgttaccttcacacacacacacactgtacatcaGTCTAAATTGAAAGGTCAATGTCAGAGCACAGGAAATGCTTGAATGCAGACAATCCCCTCTTAGCATGAACCACACgtgtgtcttttgttttaaaatgcatcTTTCACTTCCTGGCTGTTCACTGTATGAGCGAGTTTCTGTCTTGAGGGTAAGTACGTCTTTTTAATTagtttaataataacaacagatgcctttgaatgtcatgggtcaaacaaacaaactgttttGATTTAACTTGTTTGAGCTTCTGTTTGACCTCCATAGTTTTGACATCATTTCTTAATGTGTCATACTTGTGCATGTCTTAGATGTGCAGCGTGTCTCTGTTACACTCTACAAgtaaacatgtaaataaataatgactttttttgcaaGAGTTCTGACTCGCTGGTGTGTTTGCGTTAAGCGTATGCATGCATTCACATCTGATTATTTTTATGCAAGGCATTTGTGTTCATGCCCCCTGATGTGTATCTGCCCTCTCTGCATTTGCTGTATTAGCAGGGGGCGCAGTAAAGTCTCAGACAGAAGACAACTACAAAACTTATCTCTGTCACACAGCTTCTGGCCGAGCCATCCGACTGCTGGTTTATCTGCTCCGACACACACCCTCTCACTGGGGAAGTGTCACTCCGcaccccccctccacctcctcattcCTGCTGActccctgctctcctctctcgcctCCTCGTCGCCTCGCTCCTCTTTGGATGCCAGTAGCTTCTAGTCATGGAGCAGACAACAGTCACACACCagtaagtgtttgtttttgtccctACCAGCACACAGCGTTGTCACCAATGAGCACAATGGAATTACAGCAAACGGCTCACTTATCTTATTTAGCTTTTTTAATGCTGCCGTGTTTTTGCTgaatctttttcttctttttttctgtctgtgacacTCAATAATACaaattaacaaaaacatttcttgCATCTGTTATTGCTACgtacaattttttttacttattttgatTTTCCTTTGCTAGAATTTGTGGTAATTTAAGTGTTGCTGAAGGCCACATTCTTTATCTCATCCAGTGGTAGTATAATATTAGTTTAATTGTGGTGGCGTGCTGCTAAAATTTCATAGGCGGCCAGCTGAGTACAAAACATGCTTTAGGAAAATAAAATttgctgaatgaatgaaatcagaaaccaaaaaaaagagaCTAACTCTCTAATTTCAGTCTCCTAACACTGAGCCTGCAGTTGAGTATCAGAGGCCTAACAAGCTGTGGTGGATTTATCAAACATCTATATGAAGTCAGATCCATGCGAAATCTCATTTCAGACCCAGGCTGTCGGTCACCAATGACTCAGCGTCAGCAGAtcaagaggaggaagtgggggGCTTCACCGCAGGAAGTGAAGATGACTCGAGGTCAAATGATGTCCCTGCAGCGACGGACCCGGTACTCACGCAGCCCGGCCTCGGCGTCACCACGacaaccatcaccaccatcacacagacgggaggaagctggagcacagGCCTGTTTGACGTCTGCGGAGACAAGACGACATGTAACATGAAAACACAGCCAGAAATTCACATGCACAGGGCTCACACACACCAGTCAAAACTCTGTGACTCATAAGAATAAGAAACTTTATTAATATAACACCTTTCATacaggaaatgcagcacaaagtactttacaataagggcagTATAAGCAGTAaatgcttcacatgaaaatagacataatgAACATGAAACAGACAAGGAAATTCAATATAAAAgcatatttaaaaacagtttaaaacatggttaaactgattcataaaatcatagagttataaaactataaatcagaAAATCAAGTAAGAGATTTTGAagtgtaaaaagaaagagtttaagacctgtatcaggaagtcAGAGCTAGTTTAAAGCTAAAGTGAACGATACATTTTTGGCTTTCTCTTCAAAAtatttagcaagctagcttccctgataccTACAGGTAGTCTCTTATTCTTTGTTAATGAGTTTAACTTGATGTTTCTGTGAAGAAAGAACAAAtaaatcatcatttatttatccTTAGATCAGTCTTGCATTTGACAGAAtcctttaaatgtgatttttgttcgtcacaaacacacactgtgctcACCTGTGCTTGTCAGGTATTCTCGGGGCTCTGGTGCCGTGTTGTTTGGACCTGAGTTTAGCTCACCAGTATGGCGAGTGTCTGTGCATGCCTCTGCTACCAGGATCCACTTTTGCCATGCGAGTTGGGATCAGGGAGCGGTACAAGATACGGGTGAGTGTGTGTACTCAAGTGCACACTTGTCAATAGCAAGTAAAGATTTGCTGTTGcccttgaacacaccacaggtAGACATCCAATATGGTTTTAATTGAatactttacccacaaaataaccatttgtttatcagttagTCACACCTTGTTGCCTTGGATtagtgaagaaaactgtttctctcacatgcctccatggaaaacaacatattgatttattgattgatttaagACCCCATGTATGCTAAGTGCTTCCcacatagataagtttcactttcacttcagtTTTAACTTTTAAGGTGTTTGGGAAGTTATGAGCGTatggctggataaatgagatttaGATTATACTGCTCGAGTTttatgagagtttgtaaacagatgttttggtacagttttgctgttgttaaagcgGCCCCCGATCAATCAATAAAACAATGCGTTTGCTGTTttccgtggaggcatgcgagagtaacaagttttcttcacaaatccaAAGTAACACGGCATGactaattaaaatgcaaattgttattttgtgCTTGAGGAATTCCTTTAAGAATCCACAGTAGACGGAAAGCCAAAGAAAGTAGATCATCAATACAGTGACGTTCAGTATAAGTTGTGCAagtaaatatatgtgtgtgtcttttcatGTACCTCATTGTCCTGTCTGCATGTTCACCCACAGGGAAGTGTGTGTGAGGACTGGACCACAGTGTGTTGCTGTTATCCTCTGGCTGTCTGTCAGATGATCAGAGAGATGAAGTGGAGGATGAAGACACAGACCTATCATGTGTCCACCGCCCTCGAATCCTCCTGAAGAAACTCTACACAGTCAGAGAAGCCTGTCCTTTTACTATGCAACCGAGACCGGCGAGGGCCAGCTGAGATCACTCGTACTGTATGaatagcacaaaaaaaaaatcaatactataacattttaaatgccCCTGGAGATACCTTGGACAATGAGTCAAGCCCATCCTACAACATTTAAAGAAGACTGGAAAGGACACACTTTGATTAATAGCATAAACGGCAAAAAGAATCACAGCTGTAACGTCTCAATCAGTGTGCAGGGCTTAAAACAGCCTTGGAGGTTGTTATACTCTGACTGAAACCTGCATTTAAACTGCTGTTGGACCGTTCTGGAGAAGGTATTGTGCAGGTAACAATATTCTGCTTTCCTTGCAGAGGCAGAGACACATCAACTCCCCGCATTCTGAGACAGGAGAGAAGCAGGTGGCAAGGCGCACGCTTATTTGGTTTCAGTAGCTGTCACTGTCAGCAAACAGCACTAAACATCTGGCACAACTCTCAGTCACACACCGGAAACTTTCAGAAAGCAGACAGCTTTTTAAAATTCTGAATATGTTTATATGCATGCGGCTTGTTCTATCTCAACCCCAGAACAGGCAGTGCTCCAACTACTGAAACTGACGTAGCTTTTTTGACCATCTTAATCAGGATATAACCATAATCGGAGCCATTAAACTCAGTTTGTACATGTTGTTGAACATTGATTCCTTGAGGCATGATTGCATCATTGACAGACTTCTGTAAAAGTCTGAAATAACATTTTCTTGGACACCACTCGTAGCATAGGGTGGGTTTTAAGTTGACAGCATAATCATTCTAAACGGgcccctttgtatttcctgttgcaaTGATTCTTAATACAGTAgctgacaggaaacaaacaggggccaaagctgtttctgtggcaacagaatagcaatgaaaagGTCCATCTTTATTTGAAACATCAGTCTGAGAAACTTCTGCGGCCACTTTTGTTTGTGCCGCTCACAATGATAAAAACTTAAAAGCTGTCTGTGCTGTGGATATTCAGCGAAGCTCTCTGACTATTCATAGGGACAATTTCTCCAGTAGAAAGTGGCACAAAtgaagtgaatgtgatttggGTGAACCAGCCCTTTCATTTTGTCTCGCACTCCAAAGGTCACCAGACGTGTTCGGTCCCTCACAGACGCACGGGGAAGATGAAGTGATTAAACATAAAACTTTCTAGACCTTGAGGCACACATCGTGAAACAGGGACATAACTCAACATCAGGGACAATATCTATAAATCAGACTGTTAAATCTCATTTTCAGCATCATGTTTAAATCCGAGCAAAGCCAGAGAGGCACAGGGAAGCCCAGTCAGCTGTGTTTGATATTAGCCGTCATTTGGTTTTCAAAGGATTTTGagagttgttttatttatttgtgagcCGGTCCTTTCAGTATGCAGAACCACTTGTCTGATTACCCGGCAAACAGGCTGCGGCATAGCTCCAATTACAGTCAACAGTTCAAGTACAGTCTGATGATAATAAAAGGCCATTTCCATATTTCTGATATTCTTTTATCCTTCTGTTTCTTAGTTCACCTCAGGCATTCAATCTTATTATTAATCCAGCCCTGATTGCTGTGGTTCCCTGAACCCCCAAATGCCAACCAGAGAGAGCGGATGTGGAAAATGTTATTTCGACACAAAGTTGGTCTGGTCCTCAAAGGgcaaatgtgtaatttgttaACTCTCACGGATGTGGGCCCCTACCTGCAGCTGCCTCAAATGAAATGGGGGGAAAAGAGAAAGCTGGTTTGGTGTGGAGGGATGTGAATAATAacatttaatcatattttgCATACTGTACAGTACACTGCACATTTAAAGGACTTAATCTgccaaatgaaaataaatatttttgaatCATTGCAACTCTGCATAAGTTTTTTTTTGAGTGAACGaatgaactgaatcacttctggaactgattcgttcatttctcagttcagtttagCTCAGCAGCGAGCGTGCAGGCCAGGAGTAGAACTGCCGATTCGGTTCGTGCGAACGATGAATCACACTCTCGATTcgcgaggcagccagggtgcagaGAGGGACTGCCTACTGCAtgacgaatcactcggtgaacgaatcactcggtgaactaCATAAGCcagatccctgagtgattcaaatcatttcttctcagcgatacactttcatagggaccgttttctccaagctaacagctaatgtacccaggagtcaagccacatgaacacaatcacacacctccccattgttttaacagacttagtttccagataaacaaacttaaaatgttAGGCTGGCgagtaatgagactcaccagtgcagggcagacgcagcagcagctcagccgtgtatcagttcagtgagtcgAACTatgcagtacacagtcagggctcctgAACGATTCAGTGaacgaatctttttaatgaactgattctagtgattcagtaacatctaaagaactgctttgcccatcactacttCCTCAACCAACAGCGTGTTATTCAAGTGAAGACAAATAGAGTGTCAGAACGGCAGACTAATGCTTCTTATGTAAAGGTGATTCACATTCAGTGATGACAAGTGATTATAGTCCTCGCACCATACAATTGAACACATGCTATTTTTGCCTGTAAATGTTCCTAGCTTTGTTGAGACTACCACTTTGCTCGGCATTATGGGGGATTTCACCTACCTCTCTATGTCCCActgtggccattttgaattcAATCTCCACACAGAGGACAAAGAACAGGCCCTGCTGTGTACCTATGCACATCAAAGAAACATAAGCAAGGAGGCAAACATTTTGCAATTCACAAATTCCCAGTTGAAAAACACGTTAAAAGACTAAAATACAGTGCAGTGGCACAGATCAGTAAAACCACACCGTGTATGATAAGCTCTGTTGCTTTATTTCCAGTCTTCACTTgttgagaaaagaagaaaaaaaaacattcatgtaaGTTTCATGACAGCTGAGACATACCGTGAGTTCCAGTTGGCCGCGGCGGTAATAAGGTTAGCGATGTCTTACTTTTGTCTGCATTAGGCTCCAGTGTTTCCTGAGCCGCCCTGGAAggataaatcttcctgcagctcCACTACTTGCTGCCTACTGGGGGTTGTTAGTGAGCGGGATCTGCCTGGAGCAGAGCTGCCTCTGGGCGCTGTGGTAACATCTTTCCCTCCCTGTGCAATGACCAAATGTTATTGCTTCAGCATCAGTAGCTTTAAATTGGGTTGGTAAATTGGAAATCTATTTGCTTTGCAAATCAAATACACACTAAAAATGTCCTACATGCTCTTTCAAACTTTATATCTATATTTACTCagacttctttttttctctcttccaaAGTAGTGACTGCCATTAAAAGGGGACATATACCATTTCCCCAAGCCACATATAAACTCAGTTTTTCCTGCCTAAGCAATACATAATGCATGTCTTATAGTCCAAAGTAGGCACTAAATTTTTACTTTTCAAGACTGAGTTTATATTTTCTGTCTAACTTGGGGTGAACTCTCCCCCCAAAATATGTCATGGATGTGTTTTAATGCTGTCTCATGGAACAATATTGaatataatgaatgaatgaactgccGCATGTGCTTACAGTTAAACCtgacacccattcacaccttGCACATGTATcagcacacacactaacacagccTGGCCTTACGTCATCTCCACCAGATACACCGTTGTGTCTGAACCATTGGGGGGCAGTGTTGCTCCGGATCTGGGCCCCCACTTGTCTGTTTTCTATTCCCACAGCTGCTCAGCTTTAAGTGCTGATCTGGGGTCAGTGTTGGGATTTCCACAGCGGTAGTAGAGGTCAAGATTTGGAACAGTGAAGCCCATCCTAAGTCAGCAGTCGGACAGGGACCATAAAACATCTCTGCTGATGTTCTTTCCTGCTGTTTCAGCACGGAGACAACTCTCCCCGCAGATGCATCAGGTGTAGAGTACATCGACAACAGCCCCTCAgggagctgtgtttgtgtgggtgtggaAATGTGTGTGATATATGCAGATGGATCCAGAAAGGCTCTTCCTATGATTGTGCTCATTGGGAAACTGGTACGGAGAAACCACCAGTaaacagataaaatacaaaacacagcacAGGGGGGAAATAGATCATACCCTCCCAGGCTGCACACGTGACTGAATAACA
It encodes the following:
- the plac8l1 gene encoding cornifelin homolog B — protein: MEQTTVTHQPRLSVTNDSASADQEEEVGGFTAGSEDDSRSNDVPAATDPVLTQPGLGVTTTTITTITQTGGSWSTGLFDVCGDKTTCILGALVPCCLDLSLAHQYGECLCMPLLPGSTFAMRVGIRERYKIRGSVCEDWTTVCCCYPLAVCQMIREMKWRMKTQTYHVSTALESS